The following proteins come from a genomic window of Brevibacillus antibioticus:
- a CDS encoding GNAT family N-acetyltransferase, giving the protein MQYVPWDDQYADALCELWNQELGDRFPMRPALMRQNSFEDQNVVKAGSWIALDAVTQRPVGFVVAKCWQEGLDIQLGIGIGWIQVLLVATAHRGQGVGRELLARAEKALREQGVEKILLGRDPYHYFPGVPDESADVKTWFERQGYHSEDRLENDLLGQYHEPAELELPEVPDGRFRLLTRADENAFLAFLHRCFPGRWEYEAIHYFQRGGTGREFVVVELHGEIVGFCRINDADSPFISQNVYWAPLFADELGGIGPLGVDAEYRGRGLGLAIVEAGIVALRNRGISNIVIDWTTLVDFYARLGYRSWKQYAKYGKAFS; this is encoded by the coding sequence ATGCAATACGTACCTTGGGACGATCAATATGCGGATGCTTTGTGCGAGCTGTGGAATCAGGAGTTGGGTGATCGCTTTCCGATGCGGCCAGCGCTCATGCGGCAAAACAGCTTCGAGGATCAGAATGTAGTCAAAGCCGGGTCGTGGATTGCGCTAGATGCTGTGACGCAGCGTCCCGTCGGTTTTGTCGTGGCCAAATGCTGGCAGGAGGGGCTCGATATTCAGTTGGGAATAGGCATCGGCTGGATACAGGTCTTGCTCGTGGCTACCGCACATCGCGGGCAAGGGGTCGGGCGTGAATTGCTGGCAAGAGCGGAAAAGGCGTTGCGAGAGCAAGGGGTGGAAAAGATCTTGCTCGGGCGCGATCCGTATCATTATTTCCCGGGCGTACCCGATGAATCTGCGGATGTAAAAACGTGGTTTGAGCGACAAGGGTATCACTCGGAGGATCGATTGGAGAACGATCTGTTAGGCCAATATCACGAACCAGCAGAGCTGGAATTGCCAGAGGTACCAGATGGCCGCTTTCGCTTGTTGACGAGGGCGGACGAGAATGCCTTCTTGGCCTTCTTGCATCGATGCTTCCCCGGACGCTGGGAGTATGAAGCCATACACTATTTTCAGCGGGGAGGAACCGGACGCGAATTCGTTGTGGTGGAGCTGCACGGTGAGATCGTCGGTTTTTGCCGGATCAATGATGCCGATTCTCCATTTATTTCCCAAAACGTCTACTGGGCACCTTTGTTTGCAGATGAGCTGGGCGGCATCGGTCCGTTGGGCGTGGATGCGGAGTACAGAGGACGGGGCCTGGGACTGGCGATTGTGGAGGCAGGCATTGTGGCTTTACGAAATCGCGGTATATCAAACATTGTCATCGATTGGACGACGCTGGTCGATTTCTATGCGAGGCTCGGGTATCGCAGCTGGAAGCAGTATGCGAAGTACGGCAAAGCATTCTCTTAA
- a CDS encoding glycoside hydrolase family 3 protein codes for MQAEHMTVEQKVGQLLMIGYPTLDIPEEMEVWIKQKQIGNVILFSRNIGTPEETYQRVQKLQSWAYESGHPYPLLIGTDQENGVVSRLQKGATRFPGAMALGATGNLDQAKRIYQATGEELRAAGISVNFAPTVDVNNNADNPVIGVRSFGEAPEQVARFGEAAIQGLLASGVIPAIKHFPGHGDTSIDSHEAVPVLEHDRTRLDQVELVPFQRSIAAGVPMVMVGHISLPSMDKSGSPATYSKEIVTGILRESLGFDGVAITDCMEMAAIADTIGVAEAAVRCVQAGIDLVLVSHTHEVQQKTYERLVAAIHSGELSDERVNEAVNRVLQLKKRFLYWEHSLRANGPSFNRVQHADMARSALAQAITLVKNEHQLLPLQRGTQPLGVIFPGIANLTLAEDGQAASGDLAAPLRKYREVEYHMMTTLNPTEDEVEIVANVMSATEQIVVFTYNAHILKGQSLLVNRLVQQGKKVVAIALRNPYDLLVMPEVDAYLAVYDHSYDAIELVADILFGERKAAGHLPVSLIPSEKKQQGKG; via the coding sequence ATGCAAGCCGAACATATGACGGTGGAACAGAAGGTCGGGCAACTGCTAATGATCGGTTACCCTACGCTGGATATTCCCGAAGAAATGGAAGTGTGGATCAAACAAAAACAGATTGGCAACGTGATTCTTTTTAGCCGCAATATCGGGACACCGGAGGAGACTTATCAACGCGTACAAAAGCTCCAGAGCTGGGCGTATGAGTCTGGGCATCCCTATCCGCTGTTGATCGGGACTGATCAGGAAAATGGCGTGGTTTCCCGTCTGCAAAAAGGGGCGACGCGCTTTCCCGGAGCGATGGCTTTGGGTGCCACAGGTAATCTCGATCAAGCCAAGCGCATCTACCAGGCAACAGGTGAGGAGCTACGTGCAGCAGGGATTTCAGTCAATTTCGCTCCGACGGTCGATGTGAACAACAATGCGGACAATCCGGTCATTGGGGTGCGGTCTTTTGGAGAAGCGCCAGAGCAGGTGGCTCGGTTTGGTGAGGCCGCCATTCAAGGCTTGCTTGCCAGTGGTGTCATTCCCGCTATCAAGCACTTCCCGGGTCATGGTGATACGAGCATCGATTCTCATGAAGCCGTTCCTGTGCTCGAACATGATCGGACGCGACTGGATCAGGTTGAGTTGGTCCCATTCCAGCGCAGTATAGCGGCAGGAGTCCCCATGGTGATGGTTGGACATATCAGTTTGCCGAGTATGGATAAGTCGGGTTCTCCTGCTACGTATTCCAAGGAGATCGTGACGGGAATATTGCGTGAGTCCCTCGGCTTTGATGGGGTGGCAATAACGGATTGTATGGAGATGGCTGCCATTGCGGATACCATCGGGGTTGCGGAGGCGGCGGTGCGTTGTGTGCAGGCTGGGATTGATCTTGTTCTGGTTTCCCATACACATGAAGTTCAGCAAAAAACGTATGAACGACTCGTTGCGGCCATTCATTCGGGGGAGCTGTCAGATGAGCGGGTCAACGAAGCAGTCAATCGCGTGCTGCAATTAAAGAAACGATTTCTTTACTGGGAACATAGCTTGCGAGCAAATGGCCCTTCCTTTAACCGTGTCCAACATGCAGACATGGCGAGAAGTGCGCTCGCCCAAGCTATAACCTTGGTGAAAAATGAACATCAGCTGCTTCCTTTACAAAGAGGCACACAACCACTCGGTGTAATTTTTCCGGGGATTGCTAACCTCACGTTGGCAGAGGATGGGCAAGCAGCTTCTGGTGATTTGGCCGCACCATTGAGAAAATATCGTGAAGTTGAATACCATATGATGACGACGCTCAACCCGACAGAGGATGAAGTAGAGATAGTGGCGAATGTGATGTCAGCCACGGAGCAAATCGTCGTTTTTACGTACAATGCCCATATCTTGAAAGGCCAATCGCTATTGGTGAATCGGCTCGTTCAACAGGGGAAAAAGGTCGTGGCTATCGCCCTGCGAAACCCGTATGATCTCTTGGTCATGCCAGAGGTCGATGCGTATCTCGCTGTTTACG